The following nucleotide sequence is from Longimicrobium sp..
GCCAGCTTCGCCGCTTCCCAGCACGAGATCGCGCTTACCCCGATGCCGGTGCTCTCGTGATCAGAGAGCACCTTACGCTGCGCGCTGGTCAGCTGCGGATCACCGTTCACCCACCACAGCCAAATGTGGGTGTCTATCAGGATCACTGGAGTGCTTCCCAATCATCCTGCGCTACCGGCTCAAAGGGATCGGCGTAGGGTAGCGGTGTGCCACGAAGAGGGTAACGCGCCGCATCTCGCGAGTTGCGCGCCTCCGCCAGCACGATCACCTCCACCTCTTCACCTGCCTGGAACGGCAGATCAGGTAGTGTTACGGAGCCGTCTTGGTTCACATGTACTCGCGTTCGATACGCTTCCATGAGTTCCTCCGGGTTGCAGTACACTACACCCTCCAGGGCGAGCGTGTTTCCCGTGAGCGGCAAGTTCCGTGACCGAAAACCCGTTTTCGGGCCATCCGGCGCGAATTACGCGCTGGCGAAGAACGCCGCCATGCGCGCCATCCCCTCGGCGAGCGTGGCCTCCTCGGGAACCCAGGAGATGCGCAGCCATCCCTCTGCGCTGGGGCCGAAGGCGGTGCCGGGGACGGCTACCACGCGGTGCTCGTCCAGGAGGCGCTCCGCCGCGGCCATCGAGTTGGCGGCGAGGTGCGGGGGGAGGCGGATGAAGGCGTAGAACGCGCCCTCCGGCGGCACCAGCTCGATCCCGTGCCGCTCCGCCAGGGCCAGCAGCGCGCGGCGGCGGGCGGCGTAGAGCGGGCGGTGCGCGGCCAGGGAGCCCGGCTGCGCGAACGCCTCCATCGCAACCCACTGGCTGAAGGTGCTGGAGGCGGTGTTCACCAGCCCGTGCACCTTGATGGCGTTGGCGATGACGGGAGCGTCCGCGATCAGCCACCCTGAGCGCATCCCGGTCAGCGCGTTGCTCTTGGAGAGCGACCCGACGGTGAGCGCGTGCGGATACAGCGTCGCCAGGGAGGCGGGCGGCTCCGGCCCGTAGTAGAGCTCGCGATACACTTCGTCCACCAGCACGTACACCGGCGGGCCGGGGCGCGCGGAGAGCCCCTCGGCAAGCGCGCGAAGCTCCGCCTCCGGCCACACGCGCGCCGTCGGGTTGCACGGCGAGTTGAGGATGACCATGCGCGTGTCCGGCCCCAGCGCCTCCAGCACCGGCGCAGCTCGCGGCGCAAAGCCGTCGTCAGGCGAGAGCGCGACGGTGCGGTAGCGGATCCCCTCCAGGATGCACAGCTTCGGGTAGGCGAGGTAGCACGGCTCCACGATCAGCACCTCGTCGCGCGCCGGGTTCAGCGTCGTCTTGATCGCGAGGAAGAGGGCTTCCTCCGATCCCACGGTGGTGCAGACGTTGGCCGCGGCGGTGCGCTCCGGAAAGCCATGGTGGAGCGCAATCGCCTCGCGCAGCTCGGTGAAGCCGCCGTTGGGCGAGTACGGAGTTCCGTGGACGCGGACGCGCTCCATGGCGCCCTCGAAGAGCCGCATGTCGGGGCGCAGCACGGGCTCGCCCAGACCCAGGTCGATGTCGCCGGGGCGCTTGCGGGCGTGGAGGGCGCGGATCAGCGAGGGCGTGATCCGCTCCATGGTGGGGTTCACGGGCGAAAGTACCGGTACAGGGCGGCGAAACAGTGCTCCAGCGAATCGATGGAGCACCATTCGTTCGCCTGGTGCGCCTGCGATGTCTCGCCGGGGCCGAAGTTGACGGCGGGGATGCCGTGCGCGGTGAAGCGGGCCACGTCGGTCCACGCCTGCTTCGGCTGGATGTCGAGCGCCAGCCGCTCCCGCCAATCGCGGATCAGTGGATGGTCCGCGTGCACCTCGCCGGAGGGCGCCGAGTCGATGAGTTCCACCGTCGCCGCGTCGCCCACGATCTCGCGCAGCTCGCGCTCGGCGTTCTCGGCGGTGTTGCCGGGGGCGAAGCGGAAGTTGACGTTGAGGACCAGCGCGTCAGGCACCACGTTCTTGGAGTTTGAAGTAGTCGCCTGCGTCACCACGATCACCTCGTAGAAGTCCAGCGCGCCGAAGGTGATGCAGCGCCGCTCGAGCTGTGCGAACTTCTCCAGGAGCGGGATGGCGCGGTAGATGGCGTTCTCGCCCTGCCAGGGGCGCGCGCTGTGGGCCCGCACGCCCGGCACGGTCACGCTGGCGTGGAGGACGCCCATGCAGCCGGGCTGAAGCGCGCGGTCGGTGGGCTCCAGGATGAAGGCGAAGTCGATGGCGGGGAGCTCCGGCCAGGTGAGCACGGCCTCCAGCCCGTTCCCCTCGCTCGGCCCCTCCTCGCCGTCGTAGAAGATCCAGACGGGGCGCGAGCCCTCCAGCTCCTTCCACCGCTCCAGCAGCGCCAGCATCACCGCGACGCCGGCCTTCATGTCGGTGGCGCCGCAACCGTACACGCGGCCGTCGCGGATCTCGTACGCCTGGTCCTCGGCGCACTTCACGGTATCCAGGTGCCCCACCAGCGCCACCACCGGCAGCCCCGGCGCCCCCTCCGCGCCCAGCGGATCGCAGACCAGCGAGTTGCCGATCCTCTTCACCGACTCCGGTCCCGCGAAGGCGGAGCACTGCCCCTCCACCCATTCGGCGATCAGCGCCTCCTGCCCCGTCTCGCTCGGGATCTTGCACAGCGCCAGCGTCCGCTCGGAGAGCTCGTGGCGGAGGGCTTCGGGATCGGTGTTCGCGTGGGTCTGTGGTTGGGTCACGATTTCGGTTCGGCTTCAGGTTACGGGTAACTGCGGGCCTCACACAGAGCCACAGAGAGAAACGGAAAGAGGAGAACGGGAACCCCCTTTTCTGTTCTTGCTGTCATCCTCTGTGTCTCTGTGTGAGGCCCTTCAAAAGGACAGCTTACACCTGGACGTCGAACGTCCTCAGCACGTCGTTCAGCGACGTCTTCTTGTCCGTCGATGCCTTGCGCTCGCCGATGCGGAGGGCGCAAGGGACGTGAAAGGTGCCGGCCGGGAACTCCTTGGGGAGCGTGCCGGGGATCAGGACGGAGCGGGCGGGAACGCGGCCCTTTGTGATGACCGGCTCGCTCCCCGTCACGTCCACGATGGGGGTGGAGGCGGTCAGCACCACGCTGGCGCCCAGCACCGCCTCCTCCTCCACCACCACCCCCTCCACCACGATCGATCGCGAGCCGATGAAGGCGCCGTCCTCGATGATGACCGGCGACGCGCCCGGCGGCTCCAGCACCCCGCCGATCCCCACGCCGCCGGAGAGGTGCACCCCCGCGCCGATCTGCGCGCACGAGCCCACCGTGGCCCAGGTGTCCACCATCGTCCCGGCGCCCACGTACGCGCCGATGTTGACGTACCCGGGCATGACGACGCACCCCGGCTCCAGGAACGATCCGTAGCGGGCCACCCCCGGCGGCACCACGCGGATCCCCTGCGCCTGCAGGTCCGTCTTGGTGCGGATCTTGTCGAAGAAGCGCAGGTCGCCGGCCTCCATAGGCTCCAGCGGGCGCAGGGCGAAGTAGAGGAGGATCGCCTCCTTGACCCACGCGTTGACGCGCCACACCCCGTCCACCTTCTCGGCCACCCGCACCCGCCCCGTGTCCAGCAGGGCGATGGTCTCCTCGACGGCCTCGCGCGTGGCGGGCTCCTTCAGGCGCTCGCGCTCCGCGAACGCGGCAGACACGGTCCGTTCCAGCTCCCCAAGCTCCATCCTCCCCTCCTTGATCGCCCCGGACGCACCCGCGCAAACGGGGGCGCAACGTAGCCCGCGCCCAACCGGCGCGCCACCCCCGCGCGAATGGCACAAGCGCATGCCGCGGTGTAGATTACCGGCGCGGCGGCGGCAAGGGCCGGGCCGCCGCGAACCACACCAAGGAGCACCTGGATGGCGAACGGAACGCGCCGCCCCGCCATGTGGGCGGCGATCGCGCTGGCATGCGCCGCGGCTCTCGGGGCGGCGGCGGTGGGGGGAGCGGGCGGCTGGCCGGGCGCCTCCTCCTTCCACGGCACCACCTACGACGACACCGGCCCCGCGCCCGCCTTCGCCCTGGTGGACCACGACGGGCGCCCGGCGACGCTGGACAGCTATCGAGGGCGCCCCGTGCTCCTCTTCTTCGGCTACACGCACTGCCCGGACGTCTGCCCGCTCACGCTGGCGCGCTTGCAGCGCTCCGTGCGCGCCGCGGGGCGACGGGGCCAGGACGTCCGCATCCTCCTGGTGACGAACGACCCCGCGCGCGACACGCCGCCGGTGCTCAAGAGCTACGTGTCGAAGTTCGGCCCGCAGGTCGTCGGCCTCACCGGCGACTCCGCGTCGATGGCGCGCGCCATGGCCGGCTACGGCGCCTACACCATGCCCGCCGCGCCCGCGGCCGCGCACGGCGGCGCCAATCCGGCGAAGCCCGCCATGATCTCCCACTCGGCCGTCGTGTACGGGATCGACCGCGAGGGGCGGCTCCGCGTCGTCATCACGGAGGGCGCGAAGCAGGAGTGGATGGACGACGACGTGAGGACGCTGTCACGGCTTTGAGCACCGTCGCCGTCCTGACCGTCGTGCGCTACCGTCCCACGCGGGCTGTGCTGGGGGCCTGGCACATGGCCGCCCAACGCCCCCTGCTGGCGCGCGTGCCCGGGCTCCGCTTCGCGCGGCTGCTGGGGACGGGGCGCGGAATCGGCTTCAGCGCGGTGCCCGACTTCGCCACCTGGGCACTCTTCACCGCGTGGGAGGATGCAGCGGCCTGGGAGCGCTTCGACGCGGAATCGCGCGTGATGCGCCAGTACCGCGCGCGCGGCGAAGAGGTCTACTCCATCGTCATGACCCCGCTCTCCGCGCACGGACGGTGGGGCGGCATGGAGCCGTTGCTCGTCCGCGATCCGCCGGAGCGCCCCGATCCCGCCGCGCCCGTCGTCGTCCTCACCCGCGCCACCATCCGGCCCAGCCGCGCTCTCCGCTTCTGGAGCCGCGTCGCCCCGGTGGACGCCACCCTGCGCGGCCACCCCGACCTCCTCCTCAGCTTCGGCGTCGGCGAGGCGCCGTACTTCAAGCAGGCCACGCTGAGCGTGTGGCGCAGCGCGACGGCAATGACCTCTTGGGCCTACGGCAGCGCCGCCCACGCCGAGACCGTCCGCCGCACCCGCGCCGAGAACTGGTACTCGGAAGAGCTCTTCGCCCGCCTCCGACTGCTGGGGACGCGCGGGAGCTGGCACGGCGTGGACCCGCTGGCGCAACTGCTGAGCTCCACCTGAGGAACAACAGCCTCCCACAGAGACACAGAGGACAGTACAAGGACCTCAGAAGGGGTTCTCCGTGCCTTTCAGCTCCCCTCCGTGCCCTCTGTGTGATGCCGTTTCACTCCGTCCCCGGCACCCTCACCCGCCCGTCCCGCGTGGGCGCCGCGAAGACGACGTCGGGGAACATCTCCTCGTTGAACGGATTGTACGCCTCGCGCGGGGTGAAGCGCTGGTCCACCACCTGGGCGCTCTCGAAGAGTGACACCTCCGGGTTCTTCCACCCGCGCAGCACCCCGCCGGAGCTGTAGCCGCCGATCTGGTAGAGGTGGAAGAGGCGCTTCCCCGTGGTGGAGACGAAGACCATGTACGGCTCCACGATCCGGTAGCGCCCGGACGGCTCCGTGAGCCACACCAGGCTGAGCGACTTCCCCGCCGCGATGAAGGTCCGCTCCACGTCGTTCATACGCTCCCCCCAACGCTCCAGGATGCCGGCGAATCCGGCGGCAATCGGGGGGCAATCGCAAAACGACTGCCTGCGCATGGCGCGG
It contains:
- a CDS encoding pyridoxal phosphate-dependent aminotransferase, which encodes MNPTMERITPSLIRALHARKRPGDIDLGLGEPVLRPDMRLFEGAMERVRVHGTPYSPNGGFTELREAIALHHGFPERTAAANVCTTVGSEEALFLAIKTTLNPARDEVLIVEPCYLAYPKLCILEGIRYRTVALSPDDGFAPRAAPVLEALGPDTRMVILNSPCNPTARVWPEAELRALAEGLSARPGPPVYVLVDEVYRELYYGPEPPASLATLYPHALTVGSLSKSNALTGMRSGWLIADAPVIANAIKVHGLVNTASSTFSQWVAMEAFAQPGSLAAHRPLYAARRRALLALAERHGIELVPPEGAFYAFIRLPPHLAANSMAAAERLLDEHRVVAVPGTAFGPSAEGWLRISWVPEEATLAEGMARMAAFFASA
- the dapE gene encoding succinyl-diaminopimelate desuccinylase, giving the protein MTQPQTHANTDPEALRHELSERTLALCKIPSETGQEALIAEWVEGQCSAFAGPESVKRIGNSLVCDPLGAEGAPGLPVVALVGHLDTVKCAEDQAYEIRDGRVYGCGATDMKAGVAVMLALLERWKELEGSRPVWIFYDGEEGPSEGNGLEAVLTWPELPAIDFAFILEPTDRALQPGCMGVLHASVTVPGVRAHSARPWQGENAIYRAIPLLEKFAQLERRCITFGALDFYEVIVVTQATTSNSKNVVPDALVLNVNFRFAPGNTAENAERELREIVGDAATVELIDSAPSGEVHADHPLIRDWRERLALDIQPKQAWTDVARFTAHGIPAVNFGPGETSQAHQANEWCSIDSLEHCFAALYRYFRP
- a CDS encoding 2,3,4,5-tetrahydropyridine-2,6-dicarboxylate N-succinyltransferase; amino-acid sequence: MELGELERTVSAAFAERERLKEPATREAVEETIALLDTGRVRVAEKVDGVWRVNAWVKEAILLYFALRPLEPMEAGDLRFFDKIRTKTDLQAQGIRVVPPGVARYGSFLEPGCVVMPGYVNIGAYVGAGTMVDTWATVGSCAQIGAGVHLSGGVGIGGVLEPPGASPVIIEDGAFIGSRSIVVEGVVVEEEAVLGASVVLTASTPIVDVTGSEPVITKGRVPARSVLIPGTLPKEFPAGTFHVPCALRIGERKASTDKKTSLNDVLRTFDVQV
- a CDS encoding SCO family protein — encoded protein: MANGTRRPAMWAAIALACAAALGAAAVGGAGGWPGASSFHGTTYDDTGPAPAFALVDHDGRPATLDSYRGRPVLLFFGYTHCPDVCPLTLARLQRSVRAAGRRGQDVRILLVTNDPARDTPPVLKSYVSKFGPQVVGLTGDSASMARAMAGYGAYTMPAAPAAAHGGANPAKPAMISHSAVVYGIDREGRLRVVITEGAKQEWMDDDVRTLSRL